The Rhodobacter sp. genome segment GTGGTCGATGGCGCGGCCCTGACGTTCGCTGGTGGTGGTCAGCAACATTTCCTGGATCACCTCGGGCAGCGTCCGGGCGGTGCTTTCCACGGCGCCGGTCAGCGGGTAGCAACCCAGCGTGCGGAACCGGATCGAGCGCATCTGAGGCGTCTCACCGGGTTTCAGCGGAAACCGGTCGTCATCGACCATCAGGATCAGACCGTCGCGTTTCACCGTGGGACGCGGGGCCGAGAAATAGAGCGGCACGATCTCGATGCCCTCGAGATGGATGTATTGCCAGATGTCCAGCTCGGTCCAGTTCGAGATGGGGAACACCCGCATCGACTCGCCCTTGGTCTTGCGCGCATTGTAGAGGTGCCACAACTCGGGGCGCTGGTTCTTGGGGTCCCAGCGGTGATTGGCCGAGCGGAAGGAAAACACGCGCTCTTTCGCGCGGCTCTTTTCCTCGTCGCGGCGCGCGCCGCCAAAGGCCGCGTCGAAGCCGTAGAGGTCCAGCGCCTGTTTCAGCCCCTCGGTCTTCCACATGTCGGTGTGCAAGCTGCCGTGGTCGAACGGATTGATGCCGCGCTCCATGGCCTCGGGGTTGTGATAGACCAGCAGCTCCATCCCGGCCTCGCGCGCGGCCTTGTCGCGCAGTTCGTACATCGCGCGGAATTTCCACGTCGTGTCCACATGCAGCAGCGGGAACGGCGGCGGCGCGGGGTAGAACGCCTTTTTCGCCAGGTGCAGCATCACCGCACTGTCCTTGCCCACCGAATACAGCATCACCGGCTTTTCGGCCTCGGCGACGACTTCGCGCAGGATATGGATGCTCTCGGCCTCGAGCCGCTGCAAATGGGTGAGGGTCCTGACCGACATGCCCGTGTCCTTTGAATTGCTTCTTGACGGGCAGATAGCGCGGCGCTTATGCGAAGGAACCTCCCATTTGGGGGGTTATTACTTCACAACCGCCTGAGATCCCGCCCGTGACCAGCCCCAGCGAAGAAACGCGGGTGATCCGCCAGATCTACGCGGCCGCTGCCCGGCCCGCCGCCGACTGGCAGACCGCGTTGACCACGCTGGGCGCCGTGCTGCGCGCCGAGGGCACCTGCCTGCTGATCGAAAGCGCCGGCGCCGCGCATCGCTTCGCCACCGGAACGCCACCCGCCCTGCCCGCGCCCGAGGTCCTGCGCGCATTGCGCGACGACCGTCTCTATGCGCACGGCGACCTGGGCCAACCCGGCCCGCCGCTGCGCCTGATCGCCGTGTCGGCCCATGCCGACGCGCGGGCCTGGCTGGGGGTGGGCCACGCGCAGACCGACTTTCGCGCCGCCGATGGCGCCCTGCTGGGACGCCTGGCGCCGCATCTGGCGCAGGCGGTGGACCTGTGGCTGGACCGTCAGGCCGACGAGGCCCAGGCCCGCCAGACCACCGACCTGAGCCGCGCGCTGGGGGCCGGCTGGCTGTGGCTCGATCCCGCCCTCAGGGTGATCGAGGCCGACGCGACCGCGCGCGCCCTGCTGTCCGACACGCCGGCCCTGCGACTGGCGGCGGGTGGGCGGCTGGACGCGGGCGACGGGCTGGTCGCACGCGACCTGCGCCGGGCGATGGATCAGGCGCTGGCCGGGCGCGCCCAGCGGCTGACGCTGGCGCAGCCCCCGGCGCCGCTACATCTGGCCCTGTTGCCGGGGCTGTCCGCCCCCGCGCCGGGCCTGCGCCCGGTGGTGCGCGGGGTGCTGCGGCGCGCACCCCGGGCCGGCGCGCTGGACCCCGACGCGCTGGCGGGCGCTCTGGGGCTCAAGCGCAGCGAGGCCCGCCTGGCGGCGCTGATCTGCGACGGCGCGACCCTGGCCGAGGCCGCGCAGACCCTGGGCTGGACGCTGGAAACCGCGCGCAGTTGCTCGAAACGGATCTTCGCGCTGACCGGCACGCACGGACAGCCCGATCTGGTGCGCCTTGTGCAGACCGGCACCGTCTGGTTCACCCCCTAGCGTCCCGAAACACCGAACAGCGCGGCCAGCCCGCCGGCATCCAACCCGCCGGCCCGACCGATCACCACCACGCCGGGACGCGCGCCCTTGGGCGGCGGGGACAGCCGCACCCGCGCGCCGACGCCCTGCACCAGCCGCAGCGCGCCCGTGTCATCGACAAAGACCCCCTTGGCCCTGAGCACGCCCAGCGCCGGATCGGCCAGGCCCCGCGCCAGCGCACGCGCGTCGAGCGGGCGCGCCGGGCGAAACAGCAGGCTGTCGTGGCCGGGCGTCTCGGGCGCGGCCGCGTCCTCGCCCAGACGCGGGCGCGGCCCGAGGATCAGCGCGGGCGGAACCCGGCCCTCGACGGCCTCGACCACCGCCGCCGCCGGGTGCAGGGCCGCGACCAGCGCGCGCGCGCGGTCCAGACCGGCCGCCCCCGCCAGATCGGGCTTTGTCAGCACGATCAGGTCGGCCTGCTCGATCTGGCGACGAATCGTATCGCCCAGATAGGGGTCCTCGGCGCGCGCGGGCGCGGTTTCGGCATCGACCAGCACCACCACCGCCGCCAGCGCGACATCGCGCATCAACGACAGCGCGCCCGCCAGCGCCCCGGGCAGCGCCACACCCGAGGTTTCGATCAGCAACTGGTCGGGCCGGGGATCACGGGCGCAGAGGGCGCGCAGGGTCTCGCCCAGATCGTCACCGACCGTGCAGCAAACGCAACCACCCGCCAGGGTCATGAGGTCCTCGTCGCGGGCCTCGATCAGGTCGGCGTCGATGGGCAGGTCCCCGAAATCGTTGACCAGAACCGCCAGACGCTGGCCTTCGGCGTGGCGCAGCAGATGGTTGACCAGCGTCGTCTTGCCCGCGCCCAGATACCCCCCCAGCAGCGTGACGGGCAGCGGGCTTTCGCTCATACCGTGCCCGCCTGGAACGCCACGCCGCCCAGCACCGTGCCCCAGACCCGCACGTCCTTCAGCGCCTCGGGGGCGACGGCGGTCGGGTCCTCTTCGAGCACCGCGAAATCGGCCCGTTTGCCGGTCTCGATCGAGCCCAGCTCACCGTCCAGATGCAGCGTGTGCGCCGCGCCCAGAGTGATCGCGCGCAAGGCCTCGTGCACGGTGATGCACTCCTCGGGCCCCAGCACGCGCCCCTCGGACGAGATCCGGTTGACCGCGCACCAGGCGGTGAACAGCGGTCCCAGCGGCGTCACCGGCGCGTCGCAGTGAATCGCCAGCGGGGCGCCCGCGTCCAGCGCGGTGCGGCAGGCGTTCATGCGGCGCGCCCGCTCGGGTCCGACGGTCTGCGCATAGTGCTGCTCGCCCCAATAATAGATGTGGTTCGCGAACAGGTTCACGCACATCCCCAGACGGGCCGCCTGCCTGAGCTGGGCGGCATCCGCCAACTGGCAGTGCTGCAAGGTGAACCTGTGGTCCGGGCTCGGATGCTTTTGCAATGCGGCCTCAAGCGTTTCGAGCACAAGCTGCGTCGCCTGGTCGCCATTGGTGTGCAGATGCACCGGCACGCGTGCCGCCAAGGCGCGTTCCAGGATCTCGGTCAGATGTTCCGGCGCGATATACCACAGCCCGTTCGGCGCCCCGTTGAAATACCCCGGCCAGCGCAGGCGCGCGGTGAACCCCTGGATCGAGCCGTCCACATGGATCTTGATCCCGCCCAGCCTGAGCTTGTCGTGCGACAGCCCGGCGAGGCGCTGGACCTCGGCGATCAAGGCCTCGGGCTTCATGCCCAGGAAGGTGCGGAAGGGCACCAGCCGCACCGGCCAGTCCGGCTGTTGCGTGACGGCAACCATCGAGACCACGCCGGGTTCGGGCAATTGCGCCGCCAGGTCGGTGATCGTCGTCGTGCCGGTGCGCACGCACAGACGGGAAAAGGCGCGCAGGTCGGATTCGGCGTTGGTGGCGATGGCCTCGGCCATGCCGACGTGGCGGGCGATGGCAAGCCGCGCCTCGGGCCCCAGCAGGATGCCGGTGGGCAGCCCGTCCTCGCCCAGCGGATAGCTTTGATGATTGATCCCCTCGCGCAGCAACCCCGCCATCTCGAGCGCGACCGAGTTGGCCACCAGGATGTGACCCGAGGCGTGCAATACCGCCACCGGCCGCGTGGTCGAAACGCGGTCCAGTTCGTGGCGCGAGAACACGGCCCCCGGCATGTAGAGCGGGTCGAACTGCCACCCCGCAAGCGGCGCGGCGGGGTCGGACAGCGCCGCTTCGGCCGCGCGCAGACGGTCCAGCACCGCATCGACGGATTTCAGCCCCGACCAGACCTTGCCATCGGGATCCATCCGGTCGAACCAGCCGCAATAGACGCGGTTCCAGGCCGACCCTTCCATCGTGTGGGCGTGCCCCTCGACGAAACCGGGCATCAGCACCTTGTCCGCGAAGCGTTCGTCCAGCGCATAGGCACCCCACCCGGCCAGATCCTCGAGCGAGCCCGCCCCCAGGATGCGCCCCTCGCGCACGGCGACATGCGTCGCCTCAGGGCGATTCGGGATCATCGTCAGGATCTTGCGGGCCTTGAAGATGGTGATGTCGGACATGGCGGGCGCACCTTTGCGGCATGGAGGGGTGCCCCAGCCTACGCCCTCACCCGCGACAAGGATGCGACCAGAAACCCGCGATCAATGAGTCCAGACCTGGCGCCGGTTGGTGGCGAAATTCTCGCCGTATCCCTGCGGCCGGATGTTCGCCGCGCGCTCTTTCGGTTGCTGCACGACGTAATCGATCCGGTTCGCCTTGGCGTAGGCCTCGGCCTCGGCCTGGGTGGCAAAGCGCAGGCGCACCTGGGATTGCGTGTCGCCCGATCCCGTCCAGCCCATCAGCGGGTCGGTGGCGCGCGCCTCGGCCGGGGCGTAATCCAGCACCCATTGCCGGGTGCGGGCCATGCCCGATTGCATCGCGTTGCGGGCGGGGCGATAGATGCGGGCACGCATGGCCGGTCTCCCTTGTTCTGCGGCTGCTTTATCGGGGATTCGCGCCCCCGAGGCAAGAGGGATAGCCCACACCGACGCGCCCCTTGAACCGGAACAAAATAAGCACAATTCTAGGCAACGCGCCGCAAGCCGAGGTCCCCGATGCACAACAACCGCCCCGATGTCCTGAACGACATGCCCCTCGCCGCCGCCCCGCGCCGCGAGAAGCTGGAGGGCGGCAAGCGGTTCGTCATGCAGACGCCGTTCCAGCCGGCGGGCGACCAGCCCACAGCCATCGCCGAACTGACCGCCGGCGTGCGCGAGGGCGAGCGCAACCAGGTGCTGCTGGGCGCGACCGGCACGGGCAAGACCTTTACCATGGCGAAGATCATCGAAGAGACCCAGCGCCCGGCGATCATCCTGGCGCCCAACAAGACGCTGGCCGCGCAATTGTATGGCGAGTTCAAGGGCTTCTTCCCCGAAAACGCGGTCGAATATTTCGTCAGCTACTACGATTACTACCAGCCCGAGGCCTATGTGCCGCGCACCGACACCTATATCGAGAAGGAATCCCAGATCAACGAGGCCATCGACCGGATGCGCCATTCGGCCACGCGGGCGCTGCTGGAACGCGACGACGTGATCATCGTGGCCTCGGTCAGTTGCATCTATGGCATCGGCTCGGTCGAGACCTACTCGGCCATGACGCAGGACCTGGTCGTGGGGCAGATCTACGATCCGCGCCAGGTGATCGCGGAACTGGTGTCGCAGCAATACCGGCGCAACGATGCCGCGTTTTCGCGCGGGGCCTTCCGGGTGCGCGGCGACGTGATCGAGGTCTGGCCCGCCCACCTTGAAGACCGCGCCTGGCGATTGTCGTTTTTTGGCGAGGAACTTGAGGCGATCATCGAATTCGACCCGCTTACAGGTTCGAAAAGTGATACGTATGACAAAATCCGGATCTACGCGAACAGCCACTACGTGACCCCCCGTCCGACGCTGCAACAGGCGATCAAGGGCATCCGCGAAGAGCTGTTTCACCGTCTCAAGCAGTTCAACACCGAGGGCAAGCTGCTCGAGGCGCAGCGGCTGGAACAGCGCACGAATTTCGACCTCGAGATGCTCGAGGCGACGGGTGTGTGCAACGGGATCGAAAACTACTCGCGCTATCTGACCGGCCGCGCCCCGGGCGAGCCGCCGCCCACGCTTTTCGAATTCATCCCGGACCATGCCCTTGTTTTCGCGGATGAATCCCATGTCTCGGTGCCGCAGATCGGGGGCATGTATCGCGGCGACTTCCGGCGCAAGTCGGTGCTGGCGGATCACGGGTTCCGGCTGCCGTCCTGCACCGACAACCGCCCCCTCAAATTCGAGGAGTGGGACGCCATGCGTCCGCAATCGGTCTTTGTCAGCGCCACGCCCGCAAGCTGGGAAATGGAGCAGACGGGCGGCGTCTTCACCGAACAGGTGATCCGGCCCACGGGTCTGCTGGACCCCATGGTCGAGATCCGCCCCGTGTCGATGCAGGTCGATGACCTCCTGGACGAGGTGCGGCGCGTCGCGGCCAAGGGGCTGCGCGTTCTGGTCACCACCCTGACCAAGCGCATGGCCGAGGATCTGACCGAATACCTGCATGAACAGGGTGTGCGGGTGCGCTACATGCATTCCGACATCGACACGATCGAACGCATTGAAATCCTGCGGGATTTGCGGCTCGGGGCGTTCGATGTCCTGGTCGGGATCAACCTGCTGCGCGAGGGGCTGGATATTCCCGAATGCGGCCTCGTTGCGATTCTGGACGCCGACAAGGAAGGCTTCCTGCGGTCCGAAACCTCGCTCATCCAGACCATCGGGCGGGCGGCGCGCAACGCCGATGGACGGGTCATCATGTATGCCGACCGCATGACCGGCTCGATGCAGCGCGCCATAGACGAGACCAACCGCCGCCGCGTCAAGCAGATGGCCTATAACCAGGAACACGGCATAACCCCCCAGACCGTCAGGAAAAACGTCGAGGACGTGCTGGCCGGCCTGTGGCAGGGCGACACCGATCAGTCGCGCGTCACCGCCAAGGTGGACAAGGTTCTGGTCGGGGCCAACCTGGCGGCGCATCTCGATGCGCTACGCACCGACATGCGCAAGGCCGCCGAGAACCTGGAATTCGAAGAGGCGGCCCGCCTGCGCGACGAGATCAAGCGCCTGGAAGCGGTGGAACTGGCCGTCGCCGACGATCCCCTGGCCCGGCAATCGGAGGTGGACGAGGCGGTCCATGAGGCGGTGAGCAAGCGGGGGCGGTCCACGGCGGGCAAGGCCGGCTCGAACGCCAAATCGGCGGCCAAGGGCAAGGGCCGGCGCCGCTAGGCCCGGGTCGGAACCGCACGGGGGGCAAGACCGCAAGGGGGCAAACGGGCGCGGGGCCTAATCGAACAGGATGATATCCTCGCCCGGGGGCTGGATCGGCACGCAAAGGCGGGGCAAGGGCTGGTCCGGCGTGGCCTGGTGCAGCCGCGGATGGGGCGGCGCGGCCCTGGGCGACAGCGCGGGGCGGATCGGCATCCCGTCCTGGCGGGTGGCGTTGCCGGCCAAACGCTGGCGGCGGGTGGCCAGCGGGTCGTCGGCGCCGGCCCCATCGGGGCCCGTATCCGTGCCCAGCGAGTGCGCCTTGACGATCCGAAGATGTCGGGTCTGCCACAGCCGCGGATCGCTTTGCACCCAACCCGGAAGCCGGTCCTGCAACAGGACCCGCCGGCTGTGGCGCGCGACGACAACCTCGGCCCCTGAGGATCGCAAGGGCACCTCACCGGCAAGGAAGGCCGCGCGCAACTCGGCCGCGCGGGCCTCGAGCCGCCGGATATCGGCCCGCAACGCCAGGAATTCATCGACCGGGTGCATGATGCCCTCCCATCCCGCATAGAACGCGCATCGAGCCTAGGCGCGAAAGGTTAACGAACTCTGACCTTGCGTCTGTTGCGGTGTCGGCTATGCCCCCGGGTCATGGCCCTGCCCCCTCAGCCCCGAATCGCCGTGGTTCTCGGCGCTGCCGTCTGGCCGGGCGGCACCCCCTCGCCCACGCTGCGGCGGCGGGCCGCCCATGCCGTCGCGCTGTATCACGCCGGACGGGTGGACGCCGTGCTGGGTTGCGGCGGCACCGGACGGCACGGCCCGGCCGAAGCCGTGGTCATCGCGCGCCTTTGCCGCGACGCCGGGGTGCCCGACAGCGCGATCGGGATCGAGGACCGATCCGCCACCACGCGTGAGAACCTGACCCATGCGCGCGCCCTTTTGCCCCGGGGCGCGGCGGTGGTGATCGTCACCGACCCCTACCACGCGCCGCGCGCGCGCCTGCTGGCGCGTCAACTGGGCCTCGCCGCCACGCATAGCTGCCCTGCCGCGCGCCGGATCGGCCCGCGCCAATGGCTGCGTCACCTCCCGCGCGAGGCGCTGGCGCTGATCGCGACCCTGCTGCGGCTGCGTTAGCGCAGCAGGTGCACCGCGCATGTGGCGTGGCGCGCGACGCGGGTCGCGGTCGCGCCGACCAGCGTCCGGTCCGAGCGGTGCGAGGCCAGAACGATGCAATCCACGCCCTCGGCCTGCGCGAAATCGAGTAGCGCACCGCCCGGCTCGCCTTCGATCACCGCGACATGCGCCTGGTCCAACCCGGCCGCCTGCCGCGCCAGATCTTCGCGGATGGCCTCACGCAACTCGTCGCGCCAGCCCTCGGGCATGTAGTCGATGGCGTAGAAAGGCACCTTTTCCATCACATGCACCAGCAAGACCACCGCGTCGCGGGCCGACAGCGCCCGCGCGATCTGCAACTCGCGGCTGATGTCATAGCCAGGCTCATAGGCGACGGGGACGAGGATGCGGGTATACATGGCGTGTCCTTTCAGGCGCTGGATGCGGGGAACGGCCCCCCTGGGGATGTAGGCCACGGACGGGCGGGCCCCAAGGGCGCGGCCCCTCAGTTCTGCGGGATCAGCACCGAAAGGCCCAGCATCCGCCAGACCTGCATCCCGCCGCGATAATAGCCGATGTGATCGGCGGGAAAGCCGGCCTCGATCATGCGGCGGATGGCGGTGGGGGACTGTCCGCACCACGGCCCATTGCAGAACAGCACGACCCGGTTGGGGGCGTCGCAGGCAAAGCCGTCGAAATCGACCTGGCAGCCCAGCAGATCCAGCCGGTCGGCGGCTTCGGTATAGGGAATGTGGATGGCGCCCGGGATGGTGCCGCCCAGATAGTCGGCGCGCACGCGGCTATCGACGACGATCACCGCCGGATCCTCGAGCGCGGCGATCAGTTCCAGCTCGCCCAGCGTGGTCACCCCCTCGGCCGGGGTCATCGGCTGGATGCAGAAATTCGGGCAAGGCCGCGAGGTGCGCGCCCATTCGCCCGTCACCTCGTGCGCGTTGTCCTGAATGCGCGCGATCTCGACCGGGCCGGCGTCCGTCGCGACGGTGACCGAGGCGCGATCGGGGGTGATCCCGACGGGATCGGCCAGGGCCGCGCCGGCGGTCGCGGTGGCCAGAACGGCGGCGGTGAACAGGATGTGACGCATGGAACCCTCCTTCGACTGCGGCCCCCAGCCTAGCAGGCCGGGGCCCCGGGCCAAAGCGGGAATGCCCGCGCGGATCAGTCCTCCATCGCCTCGAGTTCGTCGATGAAGCCCGAGATCATGGTCAACCCCTTGTCCCAGAACGCCGGGTCCGAGGCGTCCAGCCCGAAGGGCGCCAGAAGCGCCTTGTGGTGCTTGGAGCCGCCGGCGCTGAGCATGTCGAAATATTTGTCCTGGAACCCGTCGGGCGCGTCCCGATACGCCGCGTAGAGCGCGTTCACCAACCCGTCGCCAAAGGCATAGGCATAGACGTAGAACGGCGAATGCACGAAATGCGGGATATAGGACCAGAAGGTTTCATACCCGTCCATGAAGTGGAACACCGGACCCAGGCTTTCGGCCTGAACCGACATCCACAGCGCGTTGATGTCATCGGGCGTCAACTCGCCCTGCCGGCGGGCGGCGTGCAGCTTGCATTCGAAATCGTAAAAGGCGATCTGCCGCACGACGGTGTTGATCATGTCTTCGACCTTGCCAGCCAGCAGGGTCTTGCGCTCGGCCAGGGTCCGGGCGTTCGCCAGAAGCCGCTGGAAGGTCAGCATCTCGCCAAAGACCGAGGCGGTCTCGGCCAGGGTCAGGGGCGTTGCGGACAGAAGCTCGCCTTGCGCGGCGGCCAGCCGCTGGTGCACGCCATGCCCCAGCTCATGCGCCAGGGTCATCACGTCGCGCGGTTTGCCCAGGTAATTGAGCATCACATAGGGGTGCACGGTGGTCACCGTGGGATGGGCAAAGGCGCCGGGGGCCTTGCCCATCTTCACGCCGGCGTCGATCCAGCCCTTGTCGAAGAACGGCTGCGCCAGTTCGGCCATGCGCGGATCAAAGGCGGCATAGGCGGACATCACCGTCTGGCGTGCCTCGGCCCAGCCGATGGTGCGCGGCGCCTCGATCGGCAGGGGCGCGTTGCGATCCCAGATTTCCAGCCGTTCCAGCCCCAGCCATTTGGCCTTGAGCGCATAATAGCGGTGCGAGAGGCGCGGATAGGCGGCGACAACGGCGTTGCGCAGCGCCTCGACGACCTCGGGCTCGACATGGTTGGACAGGTGGCGGCCATGCTGCGGCGTCGGCATCTTGCGCCAGCGATCCGAGATTTCCTTTTCCTTGGCCAGCGTGTTGTGGACACGGGCGAACAGGCGGATGTTGCCGTCGAACACCCGTGCGAGCGATTGCGCGGCGGCCTGGCGACGGGCCCGCGCCGGATCGGTCAGCAGGTTGAGGGTCGCCTCCAGCGGCAGCGGATCGTCGAGCCCCTCGACGGTGAAGCTGAGGCCGGCCATCGTCTCGTCGAACAGCCGGTTCCAGGCGGCAGCGCCGACGGTGGACTGGTCGTGCAGGAATTTCTCCAGTTCGTCCGACAACTGGTGCGGCCGCATCGCGCGCATCCGTTCGATCACCGGGCGGTAGCGGCCCAGCGCCGGATCGGCGGTCAGCAGAGCCTCCATCGCCGCGTCGTCGATGCGGTTCATCTCCAGCGAAAAGAACACCAGCGGCGTGGTCGCCACCGTGACCCGATCCTGCGCGTCGGCCATGAACTTGGCGCGTTCGCTGTCGGTGGTCGCCTGGTAATAGCGCAGCCCGGCATAGGACATGAGCCGCCCGGCAGTGATGTCGATCGCCTCATAATCGCGGATGCAGGTGAGCATCCCGGCCGCGTCCAGCGTCGCCAGCTTGCCCTCGTAGGCGGTCGCGAAATCGGCGCAGGCGGTGTCCAGCCAGTCGAGATCGCGCGCGACCTCGGGTGCGTCGGGCGCGGGATAGAGGTCGCTCAAGTCCCATTCGGGCAAGGCGCCCAGACCCGCGCCCGAGGGTTCGACATCGAAAAGGCGCGTATCTTGCAGGGCGGGCAGTCGAAACATCGGGGATCTCCGGGCTGGGTTGCCCGGGATGTAGCGGCAAGACCCGCGCAAGACAACCCGCGCGGGGCCTCTGCGGCGATGCGCCGGTCAGCGGCGCACGGTCAGATAGGCCTCTTGCGCGCGATTGAACGTGTCGGCCGCCTTTTGCGTGGCATCGGGATCATCGCCTCGGGCCGCCACCAACTGCCAGGCCACATAGAGCAGGTCGAGCGACTTGCCCATCCCGTCAACGTCGCCGTTCGCCATCGAGACGTCGAAGTCGTCCGCGAACCGCTGCATGAAATCGACGATCTCGGGCGAACGATACTGATCCAGTTCGGTCTGGACGGCCGTCGCGTCGTCGGCCGTAAGGGACTGAAGCTGATAGTCCGAGGTCGCGCCCGATCCTCCGCCACCGCACGCGCCGGAAAGGCCCGCAAGATCGTTGAAGGACGTCGAGCCTTCGGGCGTGCTCAGACCGCGGGCTTGCATTTCGTCGTTAAAGATCGACGCACGGTCCAGAACGCTGTTGATATAGTCGTCGGTTTCGTTCATCGCGCGGAGGTTTTCGACCTTGACGGACACTTCTGCATAGCCCGCCAGAAGTTCACTGTCAGACAGGTTCCCGACTTCCGAGGCGAAGCTGTCCGCCTCCCCGGCGAGATCGCCGGTCAGAACCTGCAACGTGTAGTCACCGGCGCAGTTTCCGGCGACCGTGGCCCCGGTCAGGGCCGCATTGATGGCCTCGCCCAAGGCATTGGTGCCGGACCGGACGGCCCCCACCGAGGCGACGCCGATCCCGACGATCGCAGCACTGAGAACCACCCAATCGACCGCGACCGCGCCACGATCGCAGAAAAGAAAACGTCGAATCACGCGCACCATTTGAAAACCCGCTCCTACACACGGAAACCCGGTGTATGAGCAGGAATTCAGGCAAATTAATGGCTGCGGTCAGCTTCTGCGGCGGCCCCGGCGTTCGCGCCCACCGCCGTGATTGTGGGTGGGATCGCCACAGCCCACGGGCTCGGTTCCGTCCGAGGCGGAACTGAATGGACCCAGCGCGGCGGTGATCTGCTCCAGCGTCGGACGCTCGCCGATCGGGCGGGTGTCCAGCGCCTCGCGCATGGCGCGCAGGTGCTCGGGCATCGTGCCGCAGCAGCCGCCGATGATCCGGGCCCCGGCGTCGCGTGCCAGCACCGCGTATTCGGCCATCAGCGCGGGCGTGCCGTCATACTTGATCGCGCCATCCACATATTTCGGGATGCCCGCGTTGCCCTTGGCGATGACCGGCAGTTCGGGGCCCAGCGCCAGGAAACCCAGGACGGTCCGCATCAGGTCCGACGCGCCGACGCCGCAGTTGGCGCCAAAGGCGACCGGCGGATAGTCCAGCTTGCCGACCAGCTTCACGAAATCGGCCGAGGTGACGCCCATCATCGTGCGCCCGGCGGTGTCGAAGCTCATGGTGCCGGCCCAGGGCATCCCCGCCAGTCGGCAGCCCTCGGCGGCGGCGGCGTATTCCTCGGGCGCCGAGATCGTCTCGACCCACAGGATATCGACGCCCCCCTCCTTCAGACCTTCGGCCTGTTCGTGGAACATCTCGACCGCGCCGGCATGGGTCAGCGTGCCCATCGGCGCCATGATCTCGCCCGTTGGTCCCATCGAACCCGCGACCAGCACCTTGCGCCCCGCCTTGTCGGCAACCGCGCGGCCGATCTCGGCGCCGACGCGGTTCAACTCGCGCACCCGGCCCTGGGCGCTGTGCAGTTTCAGGCGGCTGGCGTTGCCGCCAAAGGTGTTGGTCAGGAACAGGTCCGACCCGGCCTCGACCGCCGAGGAATAGAGCGTGGTGATCCGGTCGGGGTGATCGACATTCCAGAATTCGGGCGCGTCACCCGAACTGAGGCCCATGTTGAACAGATTGGTCCCGGTGGCGCCATCCGCCAGCAGAAAGCCGCGTTCGGCCAGAAGGGCGGACAGGGGATCGGACGAAAGGGGCATCGGTGTCCTCGGCAATGCAAAACGCGCCGCAAGGCGCGGCGCGTTCCGGTTGTCGCACAGATCGGCGCGGGGCGCAAATGCGCGCGCCTCATGACGATGATGAAGGGCTCAGCCCTGCTTCAGCAATTCCCGCTGCGCGGCGTGCAGGAACTCGACCATGCGGGCGCGCACGGTGGCCTCGTCGGCCTTGCCCGCCAGGTCCTTGACCAGCTTGCGCACCACGTCCTCGTCGCCCTCTTCCTCAAAGTCGGCGGCGATCACCTCCAGCACATAAGCCCCTTCGGCGTCGCCCGACTTGCCCAGCAGGCCCGCGGCCCAGTGGCCCAGCGCCTTGTTGCGCCGTGCGGTGGCCTTGAACGCCATCTCGGCGTCGTGGGCGAATTTCGCTTCAAAGGCGTTTTCGCGGTCGTCGAAGGTGGTCATGGGCAGGGCCTCTTGCAGTCTTGCGTGGGGTCGTTTCCGACCCAGATATGGGGGCAGACGGCCCGCGCTGCAAGCACTGTTTGC includes the following:
- the cysD gene encoding sulfate adenylyltransferase subunit CysD, whose amino-acid sequence is MSVRTLTHLQRLEAESIHILREVVAEAEKPVMLYSVGKDSAVMLHLAKKAFYPAPPPFPLLHVDTTWKFRAMYELRDKAAREAGMELLVYHNPEAMERGINPFDHGSLHTDMWKTEGLKQALDLYGFDAAFGGARRDEEKSRAKERVFSFRSANHRWDPKNQRPELWHLYNARKTKGESMRVFPISNWTELDIWQYIHLEGIEIVPLYFSAPRPTVKRDGLILMVDDDRFPLKPGETPQMRSIRFRTLGCYPLTGAVESTARTLPEVIQEMLLTTTSERQGRAIDHDQAASMEKKKQEGYF
- the uvrB gene encoding excinuclease ABC subunit UvrB, which codes for MHNNRPDVLNDMPLAAAPRREKLEGGKRFVMQTPFQPAGDQPTAIAELTAGVREGERNQVLLGATGTGKTFTMAKIIEETQRPAIILAPNKTLAAQLYGEFKGFFPENAVEYFVSYYDYYQPEAYVPRTDTYIEKESQINEAIDRMRHSATRALLERDDVIIVASVSCIYGIGSVETYSAMTQDLVVGQIYDPRQVIAELVSQQYRRNDAAFSRGAFRVRGDVIEVWPAHLEDRAWRLSFFGEELEAIIEFDPLTGSKSDTYDKIRIYANSHYVTPRPTLQQAIKGIREELFHRLKQFNTEGKLLEAQRLEQRTNFDLEMLEATGVCNGIENYSRYLTGRAPGEPPPTLFEFIPDHALVFADESHVSVPQIGGMYRGDFRRKSVLADHGFRLPSCTDNRPLKFEEWDAMRPQSVFVSATPASWEMEQTGGVFTEQVIRPTGLLDPMVEIRPVSMQVDDLLDEVRRVAAKGLRVLVTTLTKRMAEDLTEYLHEQGVRVRYMHSDIDTIERIEILRDLRLGAFDVLVGINLLREGLDIPECGLVAILDADKEGFLRSETSLIQTIGRAARNADGRVIMYADRMTGSMQRAIDETNRRRVKQMAYNQEHGITPQTVRKNVEDVLAGLWQGDTDQSRVTAKVDKVLVGANLAAHLDALRTDMRKAAENLEFEEAARLRDEIKRLEAVELAVADDPLARQSEVDEAVHEAVSKRGRSTAGKAGSNAKSAAKGKGRRR
- a CDS encoding GTP-binding protein; protein product: MSESPLPVTLLGGYLGAGKTTLVNHLLRHAEGQRLAVLVNDFGDLPIDADLIEARDEDLMTLAGGCVCCTVGDDLGETLRALCARDPRPDQLLIETSGVALPGALAGALSLMRDVALAAVVVLVDAETAPARAEDPYLGDTIRRQIEQADLIVLTKPDLAGAAGLDRARALVAALHPAAAVVEAVEGRVPPALILGPRPRLGEDAAAPETPGHDSLLFRPARPLDARALARGLADPALGVLRAKGVFVDDTGALRLVQGVGARVRLSPPPKGARPGVVVIGRAGGLDAGGLAALFGVSGR
- a CDS encoding amidohydrolase, which translates into the protein MSDITIFKARKILTMIPNRPEATHVAVREGRILGAGSLEDLAGWGAYALDERFADKVLMPGFVEGHAHTMEGSAWNRVYCGWFDRMDPDGKVWSGLKSVDAVLDRLRAAEAALSDPAAPLAGWQFDPLYMPGAVFSRHELDRVSTTRPVAVLHASGHILVANSVALEMAGLLREGINHQSYPLGEDGLPTGILLGPEARLAIARHVGMAEAIATNAESDLRAFSRLCVRTGTTTITDLAAQLPEPGVVSMVAVTQQPDWPVRLVPFRTFLGMKPEALIAEVQRLAGLSHDKLRLGGIKIHVDGSIQGFTARLRWPGYFNGAPNGLWYIAPEHLTEILERALAARVPVHLHTNGDQATQLVLETLEAALQKHPSPDHRFTLQHCQLADAAQLRQAARLGMCVNLFANHIYYWGEQHYAQTVGPERARRMNACRTALDAGAPLAIHCDAPVTPLGPLFTAWCAVNRISSEGRVLGPEECITVHEALRAITLGAAHTLHLDGELGSIETGKRADFAVLEEDPTAVAPEALKDVRVWGTVLGGVAFQAGTV
- a CDS encoding ETC complex I subunit, with amino-acid sequence MRARIYRPARNAMQSGMARTRQWVLDYAPAEARATDPLMGWTGSGDTQSQVRLRFATQAEAEAYAKANRIDYVVQQPKERAANIRPQGYGENFATNRRQVWTH